From the Catenulispora sp. EB89 genome, the window CGCATCGTGGCCAACGCGCGCTACCAGGAGGGCGAGGAGCCCTCCGAGGACGCCGCGGCCCTGCTGACCGAAGCGGGCACCGCCCTGGACCACCTCGAAGACCTGATCCGCCGCATCAACCGCACCAACGCGGCCGCGACGATCGGCCCCGACGGCACCCTCAGCGACGCCCTGGCCCGCCGCGACACCCTCCGCCTGCGCCACGCGGTGGTCACCGCCGCAGCCGACGCCGCCGCCGGCAAGAACACGGGCTACCAACGCCAGCTGCGCTCAGAACTGAAGATGCTGTCAGCCCTACCGGTCGCCACCCTACGAGCCCAAGGCGACACCCTGAGCCGCGACATCCGCGAACTCGACGTCCGCATCCAACGCGCCAACTGGGAGGTCGACCTTCTGGACTGACCCCGCCGAAAGGCGAGGTCCCGTGTGAAGCAGGTAACCGCCGCGGAGGCGCGCACGACCCCGACGAGCCGACGGGGAAATCTCGGCTCTCCATGGTGCACGGAGGGCAGTGCCGGGGTTCGATTCCCC encodes:
- a CDS encoding DIP1984 family protein; translated protein: MKVAEALALRADAARRVEQLKSRIVANARYQEGEEPSEDAAALLTEAGTALDHLEDLIRRINRTNAAATIGPDGTLSDALARRDTLRLRHAVVTAAADAAAGKNTGYQRQLRSELKMLSALPVATLRAQGDTLSRDIRELDVRIQRANWEVDLLD